One part of the Rutidosis leptorrhynchoides isolate AG116_Rl617_1_P2 chromosome 1, CSIRO_AGI_Rlap_v1, whole genome shotgun sequence genome encodes these proteins:
- the LOC139903310 gene encoding transcription factor TGA2.2-like, translated as MVIVQSTTLEQQMNITTDIENLKDNLANSFVGKTFVDKGDFSAMNNFSNEMSENIRKLTVLNSFCDQADDLRISTIKKMQNILIIRQRALALIALHNYQKRLVSFNHQWEAVPI; from the exons ATGGTTATTGTGCAATCAACTACATTAGAACAACAAATGAACATTACGACTGACATCGAAAATTTGAAAGATAATCTTGCTAATTCTTTTGTTGGCAAAACTTTTGTTGATAAAGGAGACTTTTCAGCTATGAACAATTTTTCTAATGAAATGTCAGAAAATATCAGAAAATTAACTGTTCTCAACAGCTTTTGTGATCAG GCAGATGACTTACGGATTTCTACCATTAAGAAGATGCAAAATATACTCATCATACGTCAAAGAGCGCTGGCATTAATTGCACTACACAACTACCAAAAAAGATTGGTTTCATTTAATCATCAATGGGAAGCAGTACCAATATAA